The Candidatus Eisenbacteria bacterium genome contains the following window.
GCGGCCATGGCATCGCTGGCCATCGAAGCTTTCAGTCCCGAGCGACTCGTGAGTGCGGGGCCTGACGAGATCACGAGCCGGGTGGAATCGCTGCATCGAATGGTGCATTTCACCCTCGAGCCACTGTTCACGAACGAGAGTTGATCGGCGGCTCCAGGGGCTGTGCTACACTTTTTTGCGAACGCGACCCCGCCCCCTTGGAGACCCCCTCGTGTCCCTCGAAACCAGTGAGTCCTGGATCGCCCAGGCCGAAGTGGCGCTCCGATCGATCAAGGACGTTTACGAGGCGCGGGTATTCGCCGACGATGAAGACGTGCGCGAGATCCACGTCACCACGCGCTCGACGCGAGCCGCGAAACAGATTGTGCGCGACATCCAGTCGGTGCTCGCCGCACGCTTTCGGCGCCGCATCGATCACCGCGTGGTCTCGGTCGCCTATCTGACACCCGAAGAACCCGCGCCTGCGGTCGCCACCGAGGCGTCCTCGTCGGCATCCCTGCCGGATGAGGGCTCGGCGCCGCGTCCCTCGGTGATGACGCCACGCGCCGGGAGCGACGGGCGCGTCCGCTTCGTCGGAGTGAATCTCTACGTCTCGGGGCCACGTGCCCAGGCGCAGGTCGAGCTGCGGTGGAAGGGAATTCCACGCATGGGTAGCGCTTCCGGGTGGAGCACCCGTGATGGGGCCCATCAGCTCGTCGCACAGGCGACGCTGTCCGCGGTTCAGGAGTTCCTCGCCGACGAGCTCGCGCTGGTGGTGCGGGAGGTCGGCTTCGTCAAAATTTCCGGCTCACGCGTCGTGCTGGTCGGAGTGTCGCTCGTGACCGGCCGCGAAGAGCGACTGTTGCTCGGCACCTGCCCGATCGGGAAGGACTTGCATCAGTCGGTGGTTCTCGCCACTCTCTCGGCGCTCAATCGGTTGCTCGGTGAACTGCGAACCAAAGAGCCGACCGAATACGTCTTGAGACCGGCATCCACATAGGAGGAAGCGGAGCGAGTTCAGAAGCGTAGCGGACCCACCTGTCGGGTTAGAGTCCCGCAGAGATGCCTCATAAAGGAGGTGGGAACGCATGGACGACGTGGTCAAGGTCATTATCACGTTCCTCGGCAAGGGCGGCTGGTAAGTCGCCATTGAGACGCTGAACTTCTGAACGTAGGAACTCCCTCTGGATGCCGGTCCGTTTCTCCCGCAATGGTGATAGGGACGTCCCGTGACCCGCGCCTCGCGCACCCTCTACCTGCTGTTCCATGCCGCCGTGTTCCTCGCGGGGTCCGCACTGCTGGCGTGGTGGTTCCCCGCCCTGAACGCGAGCGACCCGAGCCTCCTGATCGTGGGATTCCTGCTCGCGACACTCGCCGAGGCGAGCGCCATCGCGTTGCCCGGGGGAGGTCGATTCTCGCCCGCCGCACTGGTCGCGATCGGGCTGCTGATGATCGGCGGTCCAGCCGCCGCGGCGTGGCCGCTGGCGCTCGCGATCGTGGTGGTGCAGGGTGTGTGGCGTCGTCGTCCGCTGCTGCGCGTCGGGCTGAATCTCTCGATCGCCGCACTCGCCGCCGCGGCCGGCGCCACGGTGCTGCAACTGCTCGACGTCCAGGCGCCGCGCCTCGATCACCTGACGGACTTCGCGGGCGGCCTGGCCGCGGCGGCGGCCCATGGGCTCACGACCACGATGATCGTCGCGAGCGCTCTCGCGCTGGAGGATGGCACGTCGCCGCTCACGATCTGGCGCCGCACCCTTCGCACCAGCGCCGGACACCACGTCATGCTGCTGGTCTCGGGAGTCCTGCTGGCCGCGGTCTATCGCGAGGTCGGAGTGTGGGCGCTGGTGCTGGTCGGATTGCCCTCGGCGCTCGCCTATCGCTCGTTTCGCCGCTGGGTCGAACTGCGCTCCGATCTCAAGGACTTCGTGCGCGCCCTGTCCGAGGTGCTCGACGAGGTGGATCCCTACACGCGACAGCACTCGGTGCGGGTCTCGCACTATTCGATGCGGCTCGGGCGCGCGTTCGGGCTCGCCGAGCGCGATCTCGAGGACCTGGAGTGTGCGGCGCTGGTGCACGATCTGGGCAAGATCGGGCCGCAGCATCAGCACATCCTGCAGAAG
Protein-coding sequences here:
- a CDS encoding HD-GYP domain-containing protein, translating into MTRASRTLYLLFHAAVFLAGSALLAWWFPALNASDPSLLIVGFLLATLAEASAIALPGGGRFSPAALVAIGLLMIGGPAAAAWPLALAIVVVQGVWRRRPLLRVGLNLSIAALAAAAGATVLQLLDVQAPRLDHLTDFAGGLAAAAAHGLTTTMIVASALALEDGTSPLTIWRRTLRTSAGHHVMLLVSGVLLAAVYREVGVWALVLVGLPSALAYRSFRRWVELRSDLKDFVRALSEVLDEVDPYTRQHSVRVSHYSMRLGRAFGLAERDLEDLECAALVHDLGKIGPQHQHILQKSGRLSAEEQRTMQGHPHAGASIVRKVRTLRRAAEIVAKHHERPDGAGYPIGLTTPEIPVPARILNVADAFDAMTSDRPYRRALDPIMAIRELERGSGTQFDSDAVRCLVRLWGQGRFSLIPSPSSEELLALRVRAGRASA